In Podospora pseudoanserina strain CBS 124.78 chromosome 5, whole genome shotgun sequence, a single window of DNA contains:
- a CDS encoding hypothetical protein (COG:C; EggNog:ENOG503P6ZX), with translation MSSRMAALSLYRRSLKLALDWSVHRDVWRGQALYIRSLFEQNRAVTDPRLQRALLKETEKLLEKWKHPDPYIPPTAPGGSKYERNLPVPNLDPPPPLKF, from the exons ATGTCCTCCCGGATGGCGGCATT GTCGCTTTATCGCCGCTCTTTGAAGCTCGCGCTCGACTGGTCGGTACACCGTGATGTCTGGCGCGGCCAGGCGCTCTACATCCGCTCCCTGTTTGAGCAGAACCGGGCTGTCACCGACCCCAGACTACAGCGT GCGCTGTTGAAAGAGACAGAgaagttgttggagaagtgGAAGCACCCCGACCCTTATATCCCCCCAACGGCCCCCGGAG GATCCAAGTACGAGAGAAACTTGCCAGTCCCCAACCTCGATC